A segment of the Candidatus Hydrogenedentota bacterium genome:
TTCCCCGCGATACTCCGCGTGGTCCGCAAGGTGGCGAATGCACATTTCGATGCGCTCGTCCAGGGTTGGCTCGGGCAGATGCTCCCCCGTGGCCAGCCAGTGCCGGATGTGGCGGAAAACCCACGGGCTGTTGATGGCGCCCCGGCCAATCATCACACCGTCCGCACCCAGTTCAAAGCAGGTTTGCGCGTCCTCCGGTGTGACAATGTCCCCGTTCGCGATGAGCGGCAGGCCGGACACCTCCTTGATGCGGGGAATCCAGGACCAGTCCGCCGTGCCGGAATAGCCCTGTTTCCGCGTCCGGCAGTGGACGGTAAGCGCCTGCACGCCGAGCCCCTCCAGCATGCGAACCACATCGAGGATGACAATGCTGTCCGGGTCCCAGCCCAGACGGGTCTTCACGGTGACGGGGAGGGTGGTGCCGCGCATCACGGCGCGGACCACGGCCTCGAAGCGGTTCAGATCGCGCAGCAGCCCCGCGCCGTCGCCCCGGTTGGCGATCTTTTTCACCCAGCACCCGCAGTTGATGTCTATGAAGTCGGGGCCGGCCGACTGGGCGATGGCGGCAGCCTCCTCCATGGAGTCCTCGGCGCTGCCGTAAATCTGCACCGCCACCGGGCGCTCGGCGTCGCAGACCCCAATCTTCTGGCACTCGCGCGACACGCCGCGTTTGAGCGCCTCGCAGTTGGCGAACTCCGTGTAAACGATGTCCGCGCCCTGCTCCCGGCACAGGAGCCGGAAGGGCGGGTCGGAGACATCCTCCATGGGGGCCAGGCACAGGGGCCGGTCTATTTCCAGGGGGCCAATCTTCATCCGTTGTCCGCTCAAACCTTTCTGTACAGTTCGCCGCCCTGCTCGCGGAAGAGGCGCGAGCGCTCCTCCGCGCCCGCCGCCAGCGCCGTGCCCTCGTCCAGCCCCTTTGTTTTGGCGTATTCGCGCACCTCGCGGGACATCTCCATGGAGCAGAATTTCGGACCGCACATGGAGCAGAAGTGGCTCAGACGGTTTCCGGCGGCGGGAAGGGTCTCGCCGCGCATGTCAAATGCGCGCTCCGGGTCGAGGGAGAGGGCGAACTGGTCCTCCCAGCGGAACTCGAAGCGGGCCTTGCTCAGGGCGTTGTCGCGCACCTGCGCGCCGGGGANNNNNNNNNNAGGTCCGCCGCGTGCGCGGCGAGCTTGTAGGTGACCACGCCCTCGCGCACGTCGTTCTTGTCCGGCAGGCCGAGGTGCTCCTTCGGCGTGACGTAGCACAGCATGGCCGTGCCATACCAGCCGATCATGGCCGCGCCGATGGCGGAGGTGATGTGGTCGTAGCCCGGCGCGATGTCCGTGACCAGGGGGCCCAGCGTGTAGAAGGGCGCGTCCAGGCACCAGTCCGCCTGCTTGTCCGTGTTCTCCTTGACGAGGTGCATGGGGATGTGGCCCGGCCCCTCGTTGATGACCTGGACATTCTTCTCCCACGCGCGGCGGGTGAGTTCCCCCTGCACTTCCAGTTCCGCAAACTGCGCCCGGTCGTTCGCGTCATGAATGGAGCCAGAGCGCAGGCCGTCGCCGATGGAGACGGCCACGTCATAGGCCGCAAGGATGTCGCATATCTCGTCCCAGTGGGTGTACAGGAAATTTTCCCGGTGATGGGCCAGGCACCACTTCGCGAGAATCGAGCCGCCCCGGCTGACCACGCCGGTCAGGCGCTCCGCCGTCCAGGGGATGAAGCGCCACAGGACACAGGCATGGATGGTGAAATAGTCCACCCCCTGCTCCGCCTGCTCGATGAGGGTGTCCCGGTACAGTTCCCAGGTCAGCTCCTCCGCGCCGCCCTCCACCTTCTCCAGGGCCTGGTAAATGGGCACCGTGCCGATGGGCACGGGCGCGTTCCGCAGAATCCACTCGCGCGTCTCATGGATGTTCGGCCCGGTGCTGAGGTCCATCACCGTGTCCGAACCCCAGCGGATGGCCCAGACCATTTTCTCCACCTCCTCGCCGATGGAGCTGCTCAGCGCCGAATTTCCGATGTTCGCGTTGATTTTGGTCAGGAAGTTCCGGCCGATAATCATCGGCTCCACTTCCGGATGGTTGACATTGGCCGGAAGGATGGCCCGGCCGCGGGCAATCTCATCGCACACGAACTCCGGCGTTATTTCGGCGGGCAGTTGCGCGCCCCAGTTGAAGCCGGGGTGCTGGCGGCGCAGCGGCTCGGGGTAGCGGTCAAGACGCTGGTTCTCGCGAATCGCCACATACTCCATTTCGGGGGTCACCACCCCCTGCCGCGCATAGTGCATCTGGGTGATGCACTGCCCGGCGCGGGCGCGGCGGGGCCGGGAGGCCACGGGAAAACGGACTCCGTTCAATGCCGGGTCCGCGTCCCGTTCCCGCCGGTAGGCGGAACTGGGTTCGGCAAGCGTCTCCGTGTCATTTCTCGCCCCAATCCAGGGAGCACGGATTTGGGGGAGTCCCCGCACCAGGCTGATGTCCGCCGCCGGATCGGTGTAGGGGCCGGAGGTGTCATACACCAGTATCGGCGGATTCTCCTCGACCACCGTGCCGTCCTTGGCCAAGGTAGAAGACTGGCGCACCTCGCGCATGGCCACCCGGATGGAGGGGTCGCTCCCGGTGACTTGGACCTTGGAAGACTGCGGAAACGGCCTGCGGGTGATTTGATCAGACCCATCCGCGGACATAAACGGGACGGTATCGCCGGAAGTGCTCATGTCGGACTTTCTTTATGAAACGGTTCAAAGACCGGCCAGTTGCATGCAAAAAAAACAACCTTCCGCACAGGCCCCATTCGGCCCGTGCGGACTATTGAACAAATTTGTCTCCCCGCATTATACAGAACCGTTGTTTTGCATGCCAAACACCGGGGCAAACCAACGGGGGATTGCCCGGCCATGGGGGCTGTGTTATCCTGTCAAAAACATTAAGGAGAACTGACGATGCCAAACCGGGGCACTCAATGGATGACCTTTCTGGGCGTTTTCGTCTGCCTCTTCCTGTATGCGGCCCAAGCCGGGGCGGCCACCAGCCGGATCGGTTATCCAAGGGCCATGGAGGGGCCCATGGTTGGTTATGTCACGCCGGACACAATCAGCATATGGGTGCGCCTGGCCGGGGAGTTTCGGGTGCAGGTGGAACACAGCGCCTCCCCCGATTTCTCCGGCTCACGAAAGACGGAGGCCGTGAAGCCGTCAAAGGAGACGGACGACTACACGGCGGTGCTGCGCATGACAGGTCTTGAACCCTCGACCACCTATCATTACCGCATCCTCATCAACGGGCAAAAAGACCCCTATCTGGGCGCATACACAGCGCGCACCGCGCCCGGCGGGCCTGCCCGGTTCAAGGCGGCCTTTGGTTCCTGCCCAAGGTACCAGCGGGACCCGGTCCAACCCATCTGGCTGGGCCTGGCGAAGTTGCAGCCAGATCTCTTCTTTTGGATTGGCGACAATATCTACGGGGACACCCTGCTCCCGGAGATGCTGGCGGAGGAGTACCGCAAGCAGTTGTCCGTGCCCAATCTCCGCCCCTTTCTGGCCTCCGTGCCGCAATTGGCGGTGTGGGACGACCATGATTTCGGACTGAACGACCATGACCGCACCAACCCAGTCAAGGAGGGCGCGCTGGCAGTGTTCAGGCAGTATTGGGCCAACCCCTCCCATGGGCTTCCGGAAACCCCCGGTGTCTTCTTTAATTACTCGTATGGCGGGGTGGATTTCTTCTTCCTGGACTGCCGTTATTATCGGGATCCGAACGAGGACCCGGATGGTCCCGGG
Coding sequences within it:
- the dusB gene encoding tRNA dihydrouridine synthase DusB is translated as MKIGPLEIDRPLCLAPMEDVSDPPFRLLCREQGADIVYTEFANCEALKRGVSRECQKIGVCDAERPVAVQIYGSAEDSMEEAAAIAQSAGPDFIDINCGCWVKKIANRGDGAGLLRDLNRFEAVVRAVMRGTTLPVTVKTRLGWDPDSIVILDVVRMLEGLGVQALTVHCRTRKQGYSGTADWSWIPRIKEVSGLPLIANGDIVTPEDAQTCFELGADGVMIGRGAINSPWVFRHIRHWLATGEHLPEPTLDERIEMCIRHLADHAEYRGERRGVFSFRRHYAGYLKGVRNIAHLRRDLMQIEEVGAIVERLRAFSREHAAEMAET
- a CDS encoding alkaline phosphatase D family protein; its protein translation is MPNRGTQWMTFLGVFVCLFLYAAQAGAATSRIGYPRAMEGPMVGYVTPDTISIWVRLAGEFRVQVEHSASPDFSGSRKTEAVKPSKETDDYTAVLRMTGLEPSTTYHYRILINGQKDPYLGAYTARTAPGGPARFKAAFGSCPRYQRDPVQPIWLGLAKLQPDLFFWIGDNIYGDTLLPEMLAEEYRKQLSVPNLRPFLASVPQLAVWDDHDFGLNDHDRTNPVKEGALAVFRQYWANPSHGLPETPGVFFNYSYGGVDFFFLDCRYYRDPNEDPDGPGKTFLGAGQMAWLKEGLTRSTAPFKVLVSGSGWSNAKGTGGDSWASCLHERDALFDFIRDQSVAGVLLISGDTHTGEFNAIPWSEKGGYDYYDLVSSPLAQQASTGWRNRFPELRVRTPYEGVNAGLMEFDLAVSPPTVSLNLVDVDGNPVWTPVTLTADDLRNGTASARSKTPLP